In Castanea sativa cultivar Marrone di Chiusa Pesio chromosome 6, ASM4071231v1, a single window of DNA contains:
- the LOC142638869 gene encoding photosynthetic NDH subunit of lumenal location 1, chloroplastic isoform X1 yields the protein MAVSSLSLSWVSTTSSNKLNLPHSNDLPRETALSSRNNTITCSRETASSDESHCKRRLLLLKVGALTASLLPARSLLAQEIPANYRAFVDSEDGYSYVYPSEWREFDFRAHDSAFKDKFMQLHNVRVRFIPTDKKDIHDMGPMEEVIYYLVNHVYAAPNQVADIINTQEKTVDGKNYYTIEFQLRSPNFSTVSFATIAIGNGRYYTMIVGANERRWRRYRDRLKVVADSFKMVRVILPQFLQIKDSIEQINSLDGHCKLNGRLGWKMLFALK from the exons ATGGCTGTGTCCTCACTATCATTGAGCTGGGTTTCAACCACTTCATCCAACAAA TTGAATTTGCCTCACTCCAACGACTTACCTAGAGAAACCGCATTGTCTTCACGTAACAACACCATCACATGCTCAAGAGAGACAGCCTCCAGTGATGAAA GTCATTGCAAGAGAAGGCTGCTATTATTGAAAGTTGGAGCACTGACTGCTAGTTTACTCCCTGCACGTTCCCTTTTAGCTCAAG AAATACCAGCAAATTATCGAGCTTTTGTTGACTCTGAAGATGGGTATTCTTATGTTTACCCCTCAGAATGGAGG GAATTTGACTTCAGGGCGCATGATTCTGCTTTTAAGGACAAATTTATGCAATTGCATAATGTTAGGGTGAGATTTATACCAACTGATAAAAAAGACATCCATGATATGGGCCCAATGGAAGAG GTAATTTACTATTTGGTGAACCATGTGTATGCTGCACCTAATCAAGTAGCTGATATAATTAACACGCAAGAG AAAACCGTTGATGGGAAAAATTATTACACCATTGAGTTCCAACTTAGATCTCCAAATTTCTCTACTGTTTCTTTTGCAACCATAGCAATTGGAAATG GAAGATATTACACTATGATTGTCGGAGCAAATGAAAGGCGTTGGAGAAGATATCGCGATAGGCTTAAAGTGGTAGCAGACTCTTTTAAG ATGGTGAGGGTTATATTACCACAATTCCTTCAAATTAAAGATTCAATCGAGCAAATCAATAGTTTGGACGGACATTGCAAATTGAATGGAAGATTAGGGTGGAAAATGTTATTTGCTCTTAAGTAA
- the LOC142638869 gene encoding photosynthetic NDH subunit of lumenal location 1, chloroplastic isoform X2, translating to MAVSSLSLSWVSTTSSNKLNLPHSNDLPRETALSSRNNTITCSRETASSDESHCKRRLLLLKVGALTASLLPARSLLAQEIPANYRAFVDSEDGYSYVYPSEWREFDFRAHDSAFKDKFMQLHNVRVRFIPTDKKDIHDMGPMEEVIYYLVNHVYAAPNQVADIINTQEKTVDGKNYYTIEFQLRSPNFSTVSFATIAIGNGRYYTMIVGANERRWRRYRDRLKVVADSFKVLDI from the exons ATGGCTGTGTCCTCACTATCATTGAGCTGGGTTTCAACCACTTCATCCAACAAA TTGAATTTGCCTCACTCCAACGACTTACCTAGAGAAACCGCATTGTCTTCACGTAACAACACCATCACATGCTCAAGAGAGACAGCCTCCAGTGATGAAA GTCATTGCAAGAGAAGGCTGCTATTATTGAAAGTTGGAGCACTGACTGCTAGTTTACTCCCTGCACGTTCCCTTTTAGCTCAAG AAATACCAGCAAATTATCGAGCTTTTGTTGACTCTGAAGATGGGTATTCTTATGTTTACCCCTCAGAATGGAGG GAATTTGACTTCAGGGCGCATGATTCTGCTTTTAAGGACAAATTTATGCAATTGCATAATGTTAGGGTGAGATTTATACCAACTGATAAAAAAGACATCCATGATATGGGCCCAATGGAAGAG GTAATTTACTATTTGGTGAACCATGTGTATGCTGCACCTAATCAAGTAGCTGATATAATTAACACGCAAGAG AAAACCGTTGATGGGAAAAATTATTACACCATTGAGTTCCAACTTAGATCTCCAAATTTCTCTACTGTTTCTTTTGCAACCATAGCAATTGGAAATG GAAGATATTACACTATGATTGTCGGAGCAAATGAAAGGCGTTGGAGAAGATATCGCGATAGGCTTAAAGTGGTAGCAGACTCTTTTAAGGTGCTTGACATCTGA
- the LOC142639023 gene encoding ABC transporter B family member 20: MMISRGLFGWSPPHIQPLTPVSEVSEPPESPSPYLDQSADAAAQQVEQEDEIDEPEEIEPPPAAVPFSRLFACADNLDWALMFVGSFAAAAHGTALVVYLHYFAKIVHVLIIRPHNDGNRQLQLDKLEELTLTILYIAVGVFGAGWIEVSCWILTGERQTAVIRSKYVQVLLNQDMSFFDTYGNNGDIVSQVLSDVLLIQSALSEKVGNYIHNMATFFSGLVIGFVNCWQIALITLGTGPFIVAAGGISNIFLHRLAENIQDAYAEAASIAEQAVSYIRTLYAFTNETLAKYSYATSLQATLRYGILISLVQGLGLGFTYGLAICSCALQLWVGRFLITHGKAHGGEIITALFAIILSGLGLNQAATNFYSFDQGRIAAYRLFEMISRSSSAANQDGTTPGSVHGNIEFRNVYFSYLSRPEIPILSGFYLTVPAKKAVALVGRNGSGKSSIIPLMERFYDPTLGEVLLDGENIKNLKLEWLRSQIGLVTQEPALLSLSIRDNIAYGRDATCDQIEEAAKIAHAHTFISSLGKGYDTQVGRAGLALTEEQKIKLSIARAVLLNPSILLLDEVTGGLDFEAEKAVQEALDLLMLGRSTIIIARRLSLIRNADYIAVMEEGQLVEMGTHDELLTLDGLYAELLKCEEAAKLPRRIPLRNYKETAAFQIEKDSSASNSFQEPSSPKMVKSPSLQRASGMFRSSDSTFNSQESPKARSPPPEKMLENGQPMDAADKEPSIRRQDSFEMRLPELPKIDVQAAHRQTSNGSDPESPVSPLLTSDPKNERSHSQTFSRPHSQSGDTPVKVKEAKNTRSREAPSFWRLAELSFAEWLYAVLGSTGAAIFGSFNPLLAYVIALIVTAYYVEERHHLGHEVNKLCLIIACMGVVTVVANFLQHFYFGIMGEKMTERVRRMMFSAMLRNEVGWFDEEENSADTLSMRLANDATFVRAAFSNRLSIFIQDSAAVIVAVLIGMLLQWRLALVALATLPILTLSAIAQKLWLAGFSRGIQEMHRKASLVLEDAVRNIYTVVAFCAGNKVMELYRLQLKKIFKQSFLHGMAIGFAFGFSQFLLFACNALLLWYTAYSVRYKYMDLPTALKEYMVFSFATFALVEPFGLAPYILKRRKSLISVFEIIDRVPKIEPDDNIALKPPNVYGTIELKNIDFCYPTRPEMLVLSNFSLKVNGGQTVAVVGVSGSGKSTIISLIQRFYDPVAGQVLLDGRDLKLYNLRWLRSHLGLVQQEPIIFSTTIRENIIYARHNASEAEMKEAARIANAHHFISSLPHGYDTHVGMRGVDLTPGQKQRIAIARVVLKNAPILLLDEASSSIESESSRVVQEALDTLIMGNKTTILIAHRAAMMRHVDNIVVLNGGRIVEEGSHDSLVAKNGLYVRLMQPHFGKGLRQHRLV; this comes from the exons ATGATGATCTCTAGGGGACTGTTCGGGTGGTCCCCGCCGCACATACAACCGCTAACGCCAGTGTCGGAGGTGTCGGAGCCGCCCGAGTCTCCGTCGCCGTACCTCGACCAGAGCGCGGACGCGGCGGCGCAGCAGGTCGAGCAGGAGGACGAGATCGACGAGCCCGAGGAGATCGAGCCGCCTCCGGCCGCCGTGCCTTTCTCCAGGCTCTTCGCTTGCGCTGACAACCTCGACTGGGCGCTCATGTTCGTCGGCTCCTTCGCCGCCGCCGCTCACGGCACCGCCCTCGTCGTTTACCTTCACTACTTCGCGAAGATCGTCCACGTCCTCATTATCCGTCCTCACAATGATGGTAATCGTCAACTACAGCTCGATAAGCTTGAagag CTTACTTTAACAATCCTGTATATTGCTGTGGGTGTTTTCGGTGCTGGTTGGATTG AGGTTTCATGCTGGATTTTGACTGGGGAAAGGCAGACTGCTGTCATCAGGTCAAAGTACGTGCAAGTATTACTTAACCAAGACATGAGTTTTTTTGATACTTATGGGAACAATGGGGACATTGTGAGTCAAGTATTGAGTGATGTGCTACTTATTCAATCTGCTCTTAGTGAAAAA GTTGGAAATTATATTCATAATATGGCTACATTTTTCAGTGGTCTTGTTATTGGATTTGTCAACTGTTGGCAGATTGCACTCATAACATTAGGCACTGGTCCATTCATTGTAGCTGCTGGAGGAATATCAAATATATTTCTTCACAGGCTTGCTGAGAATATTCAAGATGCATATGCTGAAGCAGCTAGCATTGCTGAACAG GCAGTCTCCTACATTAGGACGTTATATGCATTTACAAATGAAACATTGGCAAAGTATTCTTATGCAACATCACTACAAGCAACTCTGAGGTATGGTATATTAATAAGCCTCGTGCAAGGACTTGGTCTTGGATTTACGTATGGGCTTGCAATATGTTCTTGTGCCTTACAACTGTGGGTTGGAAGGTTCCTAATTACACATGGAAAAGCTCATGGTGGTGAAATTATAACAGCTCTATTTGCTATAATTTTAAGTGGCCT TGGGCTGAATCAAGCTGCAACAAACTTCTATTCATTTGACCAAGGGCGAATTGCTGCTTATAGACTTTTTGAGATGATAAGCCGATCATCCTCTGCAGCTAATCAAGATGGAACTACCCCAGGTTCAGTGCATGGAAATATCGAGTTTAGGAATGTATATTTCAGCTATCTTTCTCGTCCTGAAATCCCTATTTTGAGCGGGTTTTACCTCACTGTACCCGCTAAGAAAGCAGTGGCACTTGTTGGCAGAAATGGCTCTGGAAAAAGCAGTATTATCCCACTTATGGAGCGGTTTTATGATCCTACATTAG GAGAAGTTCTCTTGGATGGGGAAAATATTAAGAACCTGAAACTGGAATGGCTAAGAAGCCAAATAGGACTAGTTACCCAGGAACCTGCCTTGCTAAGTTTGAGTATAAGAGACAATATTGCTTATGGGAGGGATGCTACCTGCGATCAAATTGAAGAAGCTGCTAAAATAGCACATGCACATACTTTTATTAGTTCACTTGGGAAAGGATATGATACACAG GTGGGTAGGGCTGGATTAGCATTAACAGAAGAGcagaaaataaaactttctatTGCTAGAGCAGTGCTTCTAAATCCGTCAATTCTTCTGCTTGATGAAGTTACTGGTGGACTTGATTTTGAAGCTGAAAAAGCTGTTCAGGAGGCTCTAGATCTCCTCATGTTGGGACGCTCAACAATAATAATAGCTCGACGGCTTAGTCTTATAAGGAATGCTGATTACATAGCTGTTATGGAAGAGGGTCAACTTGTTGAAATGGGTACACATGATGAATTACTAACCTTGGATGGCCTTTATGCAGAGCTTCTCAAATGCGAAGAGGCTGCGAAACTTCCTAGGAG GATTCCATTGAGAAACTACAAGGAGACTGCAGCTTTCCAAATTGAAAAGGATTCTTCAGCAAGTAATAGCTTCCAAGAACCATCATCTCCTAAAATGGTCAAATCACCCTCCCTCCAAAGAGCTTCTGGCATGTTCCGGTCCTCAGACAGCACCTTTAACTCACAGGAATCACCCAAAGCTAGGAGCCCACCACCAGAGAAGATGCTGGAAAATGGTCAGCCTATGGATGCAGCAGATAAGGAACCTTCAATCAGAAGGCAGGATAGTTTTGAAATGAGACTACCAGAGTTACCCAAGATTGATGTACAGGCTGCACATCGACAAACATCAAATGGTTCAGATCCTGAATCCCCTGTTTCACCCCTTTTGACATCTGATCCCAAAAATGAACGTTCCCATTCACAGACTTTTAGTCGACCGCATAGTCAATCTGGGGATACTCCAGTGAAAGTGAAGGAAGCAAAAAATACACGGAGTCGGGAAGCACCATCATTTTGGAGGTTGGCAGAACTTAGTTTTGCAGAGTGGCTTTATGCTGTGTTAGGAAGCACTGGTGCTGCTATCTTCGGATCTTTTAATCCCCTTCTTGCTTATGTTATTGCACTGATAGTCACAGCATACTATGTTGAAGAACGTCATCACTTGGGGCATGAAGTAAACAAATTGTGCTTGATCATTGCCTGCATGGGTGTGGTGACAGTGGTTGCCAATTTCTTGCAGCACTTCTACTTTGGTATAATGGGGGAGAAGATGACTGAACGAGTGCGTAGAATGATGTTCTCAG CAATGTTGCGCAATGAAGTTGGATGGTTTGATGAAGAGGAAAACAGTGCTGACACCTTATCCATGCGCTTGGCAAATGATGCTACATTTGTGCGAGCTGCTTTTAGCAACAGGCTTTCCATATTTATACAGGACAGTGCTGCTGTTATTGTGGCTGTTCTAATTGGGATGTTGCTGCAATGGCGATTAGCACTTGTGGCGTTGGCAACCCTGCCAATTCTCACTCTTTCCGCTATTGCACAG AAATTATGGCTTGCTGGGTTTTCGAGGGGTATCCAGGAGATGCACAGGAAGGCATCTTTAGTCCTTGAAGATGCAGTTAGAAACATATACACTGTTGTAGCATTCTGTGCTGGTAACAAGGTAATGGAGCTCTATAGGTTGCAACTGAAGAAAATATTCAAGCAGAGTTTCCTTCATGGAATGGCCATAGGTTTTGCATTTGGCTTTTCACAGTTTCTACTTTTTGCCTGTAATGCCCTTCTCCTCTGGTACACTGCATACTCTGTAAGGTACAAATATATGGACCTACCTACTGCTCTCAAGGAGTATATGGTTTTCTCTTTTGCTACATTTGCACTGGTGGAGCCTTTTGGATTGGCTCCATACATCCTTAAACGACGTAAATCTCTTATTTCAGTATTTGAGATCATAGATCGAGTGCCTAAGATTGAACCAGATGATAACATAGCATTAAAGCCACCTAATGTTTATGGAACCATTGAGTTGAAAAATATCGATTTTTGTTATCCCACTCGCCCAGAAATGTTGGTGTTGAGCAATTTCAGTCTTAAAGTGAATGGGGGGCAAACTGTAGCTGTTGTGGGAGTTTCAGGGTCTGGAAAGAGTACCATAATCTCTTTGATTCAGAGATTTTATGATCCAGTTGCTGGTCAAGTACTACTGGATGGACGAGATTTGAAACTTTATAATTTGAGATGGTTGAGGAGCCACCTAGGTCTTGTTCAGCAGGAACCAATTATATTCTCAACAACCATAAGggaaaatattatatatgctAGGCACAATGCTAGTGAAGCTGAGATGAAAGAGGCTGCGAGAATAGCAAATGCACATCATTTCATCAGCAGCTTGCCTCATGGTTATGACACACATGTGGGAATGAGGGGTGTGGATCTGACTCCAGGACAGAAACAGAGAATTGCAATTGCTCGGGTAGTGCTAAAGAACGCACCCATCTTGTTATTAGATGAAGCAAGCTCATCCATTGAGTCTGAGTCAAGTCGGGTGGTGCAGGAAGCTCTAGATACATTGATCATGGGGAATAAAACAACCATTCTGATAGCCCACAGGGCTGCAATGATGAGGCATGTGGACAACATTGTAGTTCTAAATGGGGGGCGAATTGTAGAGGAAGGGAGCCATGATTCTTTGGTGGCAAAGAATGGTCTTTATGTCCGTTTGATGCAACCTCATTTCGGAAAAGGTTTGCGTCAGCACCGACTTGTTTAG
- the LOC142638016 gene encoding psbP-like protein 1, chloroplastic isoform X1, with the protein MVSLQNSPSVHRTSLFLNSFPQSQKHSTLPCCRRAGISFLIKAEQAASSSTGSLSQDRPGRRQVLAIGAVAPGIFLVNQNSKSFAAETKKGYLSVTDKKDGYSFVYPFGWQEVVVEGQDKVFKDVIEPLETVSVNVIPTSKQDIRELGSAQEIAETLIKKVLAPPSQKTKLIEAAEHDVDGKAYYTFEFIAKAPNYTRHALSTVSIGNGKFYTLTTGANERRWEKMKDKLHMIIDSFQLFNV; encoded by the exons ATGGTGTCTCTGCAAAACTCACCCTCAGTCCACAGAACATCATTATTCCTCAACTCTTTCCCTCAG TCACAGAAGCACAGCACGTTACCTTGTTGTAGAAGAGCTGGCATTTCTTTTCTCATTAAAGCTGAACAAGCAGCTAGTTCCTCAACTGGGTCTCTTTCTCAag ATAGACCCGGGAGACGCCAAGTGCTAGCTATTGGGGCAGTTGCCCCTGGGATTTTTCTAGTCAATCAAAATTCCAAATCCT TTGCTGCAGAAACTAAGAAGGGATATTTGTCAGTCACGGACAAGAAAGATGGATACTCTTTTGTTTATCCATTTGGGTGGCAG GAAGTAGTGGTTGAAGGTCAAGACAAGGTTTTTAAAGATGTCATTGAACCATTAGAAACTGTTAGTGTGAATGTGATCCCAACAAGCAAACAGGACATTCGAGAACTTGGGTCAGCACAAGAG ATTGCCGAAACATTGATAAAAAAGGTCTTGGCCCCTCCTTCCCAAAAAACAAAGCTAATTGAGGCAGCAGAG CATGACGTTGATGGGAAAGCATATTACACATTTGAGTTCATTGCTAAGGCTCCAAACTACACTCGCCATGCTCTCAGCACAGTCTCCATAGGCAATG GTAAGTTCTACACTTTGACCACAGGGGCCAATGAGAGGAGGTGGGAGAAGATGAAAGACAAATTGCACATGATCATCGATTCCTTCCAACTTTTCAATGTTTGA
- the LOC142638016 gene encoding psbP-like protein 1, chloroplastic isoform X3, producing MVSLQNSPSVHRTSLFLNSFPQSQKHSTLPCCRRAGISFLIKAEQAASSSTGSLSQDRPGRRQVLAIGAVAPGIFLVNQNSKSFAAETKKGYLSVTDKKDGYSFVYPFGWQEVVVEGQDKVFKDVIEPLETVSVNVIPTSKQDIRELGSAQEHDVDGKAYYTFEFIAKAPNYTRHALSTVSIGNGKFYTLTTGANERRWEKMKDKLHMIIDSFQLFNV from the exons ATGGTGTCTCTGCAAAACTCACCCTCAGTCCACAGAACATCATTATTCCTCAACTCTTTCCCTCAG TCACAGAAGCACAGCACGTTACCTTGTTGTAGAAGAGCTGGCATTTCTTTTCTCATTAAAGCTGAACAAGCAGCTAGTTCCTCAACTGGGTCTCTTTCTCAag ATAGACCCGGGAGACGCCAAGTGCTAGCTATTGGGGCAGTTGCCCCTGGGATTTTTCTAGTCAATCAAAATTCCAAATCCT TTGCTGCAGAAACTAAGAAGGGATATTTGTCAGTCACGGACAAGAAAGATGGATACTCTTTTGTTTATCCATTTGGGTGGCAG GAAGTAGTGGTTGAAGGTCAAGACAAGGTTTTTAAAGATGTCATTGAACCATTAGAAACTGTTAGTGTGAATGTGATCCCAACAAGCAAACAGGACATTCGAGAACTTGGGTCAGCACAAGAG CATGACGTTGATGGGAAAGCATATTACACATTTGAGTTCATTGCTAAGGCTCCAAACTACACTCGCCATGCTCTCAGCACAGTCTCCATAGGCAATG GTAAGTTCTACACTTTGACCACAGGGGCCAATGAGAGGAGGTGGGAGAAGATGAAAGACAAATTGCACATGATCATCGATTCCTTCCAACTTTTCAATGTTTGA
- the LOC142638016 gene encoding psbP-like protein 1, chloroplastic isoform X2, whose translation MVSLQNSPSVHRTSLFLNSFPQKHSTLPCCRRAGISFLIKAEQAASSSTGSLSQDRPGRRQVLAIGAVAPGIFLVNQNSKSFAAETKKGYLSVTDKKDGYSFVYPFGWQEVVVEGQDKVFKDVIEPLETVSVNVIPTSKQDIRELGSAQEIAETLIKKVLAPPSQKTKLIEAAEHDVDGKAYYTFEFIAKAPNYTRHALSTVSIGNGKFYTLTTGANERRWEKMKDKLHMIIDSFQLFNV comes from the exons ATGGTGTCTCTGCAAAACTCACCCTCAGTCCACAGAACATCATTATTCCTCAACTCTTTCCCTCAG AAGCACAGCACGTTACCTTGTTGTAGAAGAGCTGGCATTTCTTTTCTCATTAAAGCTGAACAAGCAGCTAGTTCCTCAACTGGGTCTCTTTCTCAag ATAGACCCGGGAGACGCCAAGTGCTAGCTATTGGGGCAGTTGCCCCTGGGATTTTTCTAGTCAATCAAAATTCCAAATCCT TTGCTGCAGAAACTAAGAAGGGATATTTGTCAGTCACGGACAAGAAAGATGGATACTCTTTTGTTTATCCATTTGGGTGGCAG GAAGTAGTGGTTGAAGGTCAAGACAAGGTTTTTAAAGATGTCATTGAACCATTAGAAACTGTTAGTGTGAATGTGATCCCAACAAGCAAACAGGACATTCGAGAACTTGGGTCAGCACAAGAG ATTGCCGAAACATTGATAAAAAAGGTCTTGGCCCCTCCTTCCCAAAAAACAAAGCTAATTGAGGCAGCAGAG CATGACGTTGATGGGAAAGCATATTACACATTTGAGTTCATTGCTAAGGCTCCAAACTACACTCGCCATGCTCTCAGCACAGTCTCCATAGGCAATG GTAAGTTCTACACTTTGACCACAGGGGCCAATGAGAGGAGGTGGGAGAAGATGAAAGACAAATTGCACATGATCATCGATTCCTTCCAACTTTTCAATGTTTGA
- the LOC142641421 gene encoding large ribosomal subunit protein uL23 — translation MAPAKADSTKKSDPKAQALKAAKAVKSGATFKKKTRKIRTSVTFHRPRTLKKARNPKYPRISAPPRNKLDHYQILKFPLTTESAMKKIEDNNTLVFIVDIRADKKKIKDAVKKMYDIQAKKVNTLIRPDGTKKAYVRLTPDYDALDVANKIGII, via the exons ATGGCTCCTGCTAAAG CTGACAGCACAAAAAAGTCTGATCCAAAGGCTCAAGCCTTGAAGGCTGCCAAGGCTGTGAAGTCTGGAGCAACCTTTAAGAAGAAAACTAGGAAGATCAGGACATCTGTCACATTTCATAGGCCAAGGACATTGAAGAAGGCAAGGAACCCCAAGTATCCTCGCATCAGTGCTCCACCTAGAAATAAGTTGGACCATTATCAGATTCTCAAGTTTCCATTGACTACTGAGTCTGCaatgaagaagattgaagacAACAACACCTTGGTCTTCATTGTTGACATCCGTGCTGACAAGAAGAAGATCAAGGATGCTGTGAAGAAGATGTATGATATTCAGGCCAAGAAAGTGAACACTTTGATCag GCCCGATGGAACTAAGAAAGCGTATGTTAGGTTGACACCAGACTATGATGCCTTGGACGTGGCAAACAAGATTGGCATCATCTAA